In one Neobacillus sp. CF12 genomic region, the following are encoded:
- a CDS encoding aspartate aminotransferase family protein translates to MTASVKTKIDAFFLTNSQGGLESYQHVMNQAMETLKSAVLANAPFSGASPQLVKEGLEAQFPEFLPEVAGSPMEVFHKLSSAVADHAVSVHHPLCAAHLHCPPMLPGLAAEVLISGLNLSMDSWDQSGAATMVEQIVMDGLCRLFGLYEGDGVMTSGGTQSNLMGLLLARERAALKLWNWDIKKQGLPVEHHLLKILCSDAAHFSVQQAASVLGLGEEAVIPVKTDAAHRMCMNDLEEKLKQLKKEGKIPFALIATAGTTDFGAIDPLEIMSQAAKQYDLWFHVDAAYGGGLMMSDQHKHKLKGIDEADSITVDFHKMFYQPISCGAFLVNDRSSFSYMKRHADYLNPEEDEEEEVPNLVGKSLQTTRRFDALKPFLSFQLISRSDWSEIICRTLSLAKDAHKMLEHDSSFTVMHKPELSTVVFRYTGDGMLTEDDVNLLNYRIRDRLLANGEAVIARTKVKGHACLKFTLLNPLAEAEDLSKLIQRIKEIGHNEWRRLQNEQG, encoded by the coding sequence ATGACAGCCAGTGTAAAAACAAAAATAGATGCTTTTTTTCTCACAAATTCACAAGGCGGCCTGGAAAGCTATCAACATGTCATGAACCAGGCGATGGAAACGCTGAAATCAGCCGTTCTTGCAAATGCTCCATTCAGCGGTGCTTCTCCTCAGCTTGTTAAGGAGGGACTTGAAGCTCAATTTCCTGAGTTCCTCCCTGAAGTTGCCGGCAGTCCCATGGAGGTATTTCACAAGCTTTCATCTGCGGTTGCTGACCATGCCGTCTCTGTCCATCATCCGTTATGTGCAGCACATCTACACTGTCCGCCGATGCTGCCTGGTTTAGCAGCTGAAGTGCTGATTTCAGGATTGAATCTTTCAATGGACTCCTGGGACCAGAGCGGAGCTGCAACCATGGTGGAGCAGATAGTCATGGATGGGCTTTGCCGCCTTTTCGGTCTTTATGAAGGCGACGGGGTCATGACGAGTGGAGGAACACAATCCAATTTGATGGGGCTTCTTCTTGCAAGAGAGCGTGCAGCTTTAAAGCTTTGGAACTGGGATATTAAGAAGCAGGGTCTCCCTGTAGAACACCACCTTCTTAAAATTCTCTGCTCGGATGCAGCCCATTTTTCCGTTCAGCAGGCAGCCTCTGTTTTAGGGCTTGGAGAAGAAGCCGTCATTCCTGTAAAAACAGATGCTGCCCACAGGATGTGCATGAACGATTTAGAAGAAAAGCTGAAGCAGCTTAAAAAAGAAGGAAAAATTCCTTTTGCCCTAATCGCCACAGCAGGCACAACCGATTTTGGAGCCATAGATCCCCTAGAAATAATGAGTCAGGCCGCTAAGCAATACGATCTTTGGTTCCATGTGGATGCGGCATATGGGGGAGGCCTCATGATGTCAGATCAGCACAAACACAAACTGAAAGGCATTGATGAGGCGGACTCCATCACAGTTGATTTTCACAAAATGTTTTACCAGCCAATCAGCTGCGGGGCGTTCCTGGTAAATGACCGCAGCTCGTTTTCCTATATGAAGCGGCACGCAGATTACCTCAACCCAGAAGAAGATGAAGAAGAAGAGGTGCCGAATCTTGTAGGAAAATCCCTGCAGACAACAAGAAGATTTGATGCGTTAAAACCCTTCCTATCCTTTCAGCTGATTAGCAGGAGCGACTGGTCAGAAATCATCTGCCGCACCCTTTCCCTTGCAAAGGATGCCCATAAAATGCTTGAACATGACAGTTCATTTACGGTTATGCATAAACCAGAGCTGAGCACGGTTGTTTTCAGGTATACAGGAGACGGCATGCTTACGGAGGATGACGTTAATCTTCTAAACTACCGGATTCGGGACAGGTTGCTTGCAAATGGAGAAGCGGTCATTGCCCGTACAAAGGTAAAGGGACATGCTTGCCTTAAATTTACACTATTAAATCCACTCGCAGAAGCAGAGGATCTGTCAAAACTGATCCAGAGAATAAAAGAAATCGGACATAATGAATGGAGGAGGCTTCAGAATGAACAGGGATGA
- a CDS encoding endonuclease MutS2 has protein sequence MQERSLKVLEFTKVRDQLIEHAASSLGIDKLKNLVPSTDFEEVVKLQAETDEASTVLRIKGNVPLSGIHDLRAHIKRSVIGGVLSSHELVQVASTIHASRQMKRFIEDIAEERTEIPILLEQVDRIIPLVNLEESIRYAIDESGEVLDSASDLLRSLRHQLRSNEARVREKLESMIRSSNAAKMLSDSIITIRNDRFVIPVKQEYRSHYGGIIHDQSSSGQTLFIEPQVIVQLNNQLQDIRVKEQLEIERILTELSAKTAEFESELQVIVEILANLDFIFAKARYGRKMKASMPLMNNEGRIALYKARHPLIPIDEVVANDILLGKDYTTIVITGPNTGGKTVTLKTLGLCSLMAQAGLQIPAYDGSELAVFDAIYADIGDEQSIEQSLSTFSSHMVNIVDILEKVDFNSLVLFDELGAGTDPQEGAALAISILDEVHNRGARVIATTHYPELKAYGYNREGVLNASVEFDVETLSPTYKLLLGVPGRSNAFEISKRLGLNDRVIAAARSHVSEDTNQIDKMIASLENSKRQAEIEHDEARDYLRQAEKLHQDMQKQMIEFYEKKDSMLEKAAEQAGEILEQAKSEAEKVIRDLRKMRIEKHADIKEHELIDAKHRLEAATPEIKKSSNQVKQKTKKHSLTPGDEVNVLTFGQKGTLLEKVSDNEWQVQIGILKMKVKEKDLEFISTPKPVETRPMAIVKGRDADVKLELDLRGERYEAALSRVEKYIDDALLSNYPRVSIIHGKGTGALRQGVQEYLRNHRSVKKIRFGEAGEGGSGVTIVEFK, from the coding sequence ATGCAAGAAAGATCGTTAAAAGTATTGGAATTTACCAAAGTGAGGGACCAGCTCATTGAGCATGCGGCCTCATCACTTGGAATAGATAAGTTAAAGAATTTGGTTCCTTCAACTGATTTTGAGGAAGTAGTCAAACTTCAAGCCGAGACCGACGAAGCATCAACGGTACTACGGATAAAAGGGAATGTCCCATTATCAGGAATTCATGATCTTCGTGCCCATATTAAGCGCTCTGTCATTGGAGGAGTGCTTAGTTCCCATGAGTTGGTACAAGTTGCTAGTACCATCCATGCAAGTCGGCAAATGAAGAGATTTATTGAGGATATTGCTGAAGAAAGAACGGAAATTCCCATTTTATTAGAGCAGGTCGACAGGATTATTCCATTAGTAAATTTGGAAGAGTCTATTCGATATGCGATTGATGAGAGTGGAGAAGTGCTTGATAGTGCGAGTGATCTGTTGCGTTCATTAAGACACCAATTGCGCTCGAATGAAGCACGTGTCCGTGAAAAATTAGAGAGCATGATTCGCTCATCCAATGCAGCAAAGATGTTGTCAGACTCCATCATTACGATCCGGAATGACCGGTTTGTTATTCCTGTTAAACAGGAGTATCGGAGTCACTACGGCGGCATTATCCATGACCAAAGTTCATCAGGGCAAACGCTATTTATTGAACCACAAGTTATTGTCCAATTAAACAATCAGTTACAGGATATAAGAGTAAAAGAACAGCTTGAAATCGAAAGAATCTTGACGGAGCTTTCTGCAAAGACAGCTGAATTTGAATCTGAGCTGCAAGTGATTGTTGAGATTTTGGCTAATCTTGATTTTATTTTTGCAAAGGCAAGATATGGTCGCAAGATGAAAGCAAGTATGCCTCTCATGAATAATGAAGGAAGAATCGCCTTATATAAAGCCAGACACCCATTAATTCCGATTGATGAAGTCGTTGCCAACGATATTTTGCTGGGCAAGGATTATACAACAATTGTCATTACGGGACCAAACACTGGTGGTAAAACCGTTACCTTAAAAACGCTAGGGCTATGTTCGCTAATGGCACAAGCAGGATTACAGATTCCTGCCTATGATGGTTCAGAACTTGCTGTTTTTGATGCAATCTATGCAGATATCGGTGATGAACAATCCATCGAACAAAGCTTAAGTACGTTTTCTTCCCACATGGTAAATATCGTGGATATTTTGGAGAAGGTCGATTTCAATTCACTTGTCCTATTTGATGAACTTGGCGCAGGAACAGACCCACAGGAAGGTGCAGCACTTGCCATTTCGATACTGGACGAGGTGCATAATCGAGGAGCAAGGGTTATTGCCACAACTCATTATCCAGAGTTAAAGGCATATGGGTATAACCGTGAAGGCGTTCTTAATGCCAGTGTTGAATTTGACGTGGAGACATTGAGCCCAACCTACAAACTTCTACTTGGAGTACCGGGACGCAGTAATGCATTTGAAATTTCAAAACGACTAGGTTTAAATGATCGTGTCATTGCGGCAGCGAGATCACATGTAAGTGAAGATACCAATCAAATTGATAAGATGATTGCTTCGCTTGAAAACAGTAAGCGACAAGCTGAAATTGAACATGATGAGGCGCGTGATTATTTAAGACAGGCAGAAAAGCTCCATCAGGATATGCAAAAGCAGATGATTGAATTTTACGAGAAAAAGGACTCAATGCTTGAAAAAGCTGCTGAACAAGCTGGTGAAATTCTTGAACAAGCAAAGAGTGAGGCAGAAAAGGTTATTCGTGACCTTCGTAAAATGAGAATTGAAAAGCATGCAGATATTAAGGAACATGAATTAATTGATGCAAAACACCGTCTTGAAGCAGCAACACCTGAAATTAAGAAATCTTCTAACCAAGTTAAACAAAAAACGAAGAAACATTCCCTTACTCCGGGTGATGAAGTCAATGTTCTAACATTTGGACAAAAGGGTACGCTTCTTGAAAAGGTCTCAGATAACGAATGGCAGGTCCAGATCGGTATTTTGAAAATGAAAGTAAAAGAAAAGGATTTAGAGTTTATTAGTACGCCTAAGCCAGTAGAGACAAGACCGATGGCTATTGTCAAAGGCAGAGATGCAGATGTGAAGTTAGAATTAGATTTACGCGGAGAAAGATATGAGGCCGCACTCTCAAGAGTGGAAAAATATATAGATGATGCGTTATTATCAAACTATCCTCGTGTATCGATTATTCATGGGAAAGGCACGGGAGCATTAAGACAAGGAGTCCAGGAATATCTGCGGAATCACCGTTCTGTTAAGAAAATTCGCTTTGGAGAAGCAGGTGAAGGCGGTTCTGGAGTTACCATTGTTGAATTTAAATAA
- a CDS encoding IucA/IucC family protein: MNRDEARKCAEHATLQSYLNCYIRETGKGSLTEDVPPELKHAHSGKWMQLSLKNKSALYIPLAYYSETGRHLVGPVVYLGSEKLNFMDCIDVTLIDLNAGQPAEKKNELLTRISQSCTLMAAFIEKRSGEEDELYGTDFDFLAAEQSLLFGHLLHPAPKSREGMNEEEIRSYSPELKGAFPLHYFRAPADLVYSKSLLPHSAIQLIKQMVLDDPEIKNDFKNKYAKEDGHALLPLHPWQAIYVLQHHEIKSLAEAGVIEDLGQHGRSYFATSSLRTVFHPDVPFMLKFSLNIKITNSVRANLMKELERGAEVKELMEAGLGKEISDEFPQFRFVHDPAFLTLKLEDRKESGFEVILRDNPFYQENADQTTAIVSLCQDGLKRGTSRLSSIIRGIADKENRTTSEISSDWIKRYLEISLKPILWLYYEKGIALEAHQQNSIVQLNDGYPERFFYRDNQGFYFCESKKSVLESFLPEAGQKSETFCSDAVADERLRYYFFFNHLFGIVNAFGTAGLADERMLLKIIREEMEAYSVPVGHPSQLIKSFLEREKLPCKANLMTRFHDLDELVGPLETQSVYVDVPNPLLKEEAVASL; the protein is encoded by the coding sequence ATGAACAGGGATGAAGCTAGAAAATGTGCAGAGCATGCTACGCTGCAAAGCTATTTAAATTGTTATATCCGTGAGACGGGAAAAGGCTCTTTAACAGAGGATGTTCCACCAGAGCTTAAACATGCCCATTCAGGCAAATGGATGCAGCTTTCGCTTAAAAATAAATCTGCTTTATACATACCTTTAGCTTATTATTCAGAAACAGGACGCCACCTAGTTGGACCGGTAGTTTATCTAGGTTCTGAAAAGCTGAACTTCATGGACTGCATTGATGTGACGTTAATAGACTTGAATGCTGGCCAGCCGGCTGAAAAAAAGAATGAGCTGCTTACCCGCATTTCCCAGAGCTGCACACTGATGGCAGCATTTATTGAAAAACGTTCAGGTGAAGAAGACGAGCTGTATGGCACAGACTTTGATTTCCTGGCAGCAGAGCAGTCGCTTTTATTCGGACACCTGCTTCATCCTGCACCAAAAAGCAGGGAAGGGATGAATGAAGAGGAAATCAGATCCTATTCACCTGAATTAAAAGGCGCCTTTCCGCTCCATTATTTTAGAGCTCCTGCTGACCTTGTTTATTCTAAATCCCTGCTTCCGCATTCAGCCATTCAGCTGATCAAGCAAATGGTCCTTGATGATCCGGAAATAAAAAATGACTTCAAAAACAAGTATGCAAAAGAGGACGGGCACGCGCTGCTTCCGCTGCATCCGTGGCAGGCAATATATGTCCTTCAACATCATGAGATTAAGAGTCTTGCAGAAGCGGGAGTTATTGAGGACCTTGGACAGCATGGGCGTTCTTACTTTGCCACCTCCTCACTGAGGACAGTATTTCATCCTGATGTGCCGTTTATGCTGAAGTTTTCATTGAACATAAAAATTACGAATTCAGTGCGGGCTAATTTAATGAAGGAACTAGAACGCGGCGCAGAGGTAAAAGAACTGATGGAGGCCGGCCTCGGGAAGGAAATTTCAGATGAGTTTCCGCAGTTCAGGTTTGTTCACGATCCGGCATTTCTCACCTTGAAACTGGAGGACAGGAAAGAATCCGGGTTTGAAGTCATCCTTCGCGATAACCCGTTTTATCAGGAAAATGCGGATCAAACAACGGCCATTGTCTCTTTATGCCAAGATGGACTGAAAAGAGGAACATCAAGACTTTCTAGCATAATCCGCGGCATAGCAGATAAAGAAAACCGCACCACAAGCGAAATCAGTTCGGACTGGATAAAGCGTTACTTGGAGATTTCCCTAAAACCGATTCTCTGGCTTTATTATGAGAAGGGGATCGCACTTGAGGCTCATCAGCAAAACAGCATTGTTCAGTTGAATGACGGCTATCCTGAGCGATTCTTTTACCGTGATAATCAAGGGTTTTACTTCTGTGAATCAAAGAAGAGCGTACTTGAGTCATTTCTTCCTGAAGCGGGACAGAAAAGCGAAACCTTCTGTTCAGATGCAGTAGCGGATGAGCGCCTGCGATACTATTTCTTTTTCAATCATTTGTTCGGTATTGTGAATGCGTTCGGGACGGCAGGACTGGCAGACGAACGCATGCTGCTTAAGATCATCCGGGAAGAAATGGAAGCCTATTCTGTTCCAGTTGGACATCCTTCTCAGCTTATAAAAAGCTTCCTAGAACGCGAGAAACTGCCTTGCAAGGCCAATCTCATGACACGATTCCACGACTTAGATGAGCTTGTAGGTCCCCTTGAAACTCAGTCTGTGTATGTGGATGTTCCAAATCCACTGTTAAAAGAGGAGGCCGTCGCTTCATTATGA
- a CDS encoding GNAT family N-acetyltransferase: MTRKDIDILHTWMQLPHIAPFWKLNVSRDRFAGYLDRTLHADNKRVFLVYVDDLPVAYLMAYSIFQDPVKDYYEAKSGDLGMHLLIGPRKFLNKDDGLMLIRAMTAFLMKKYECGRIIGEPDVRNRIVIPILKRIGGERFGTITMPHKKAALMIGDRNRFYRYLLTKDVEFRKVPKLEDNTFWKAGAPCEKEPPN; the protein is encoded by the coding sequence GTGACTAGAAAAGATATAGATATCCTGCATACTTGGATGCAGCTTCCGCACATTGCCCCTTTTTGGAAGCTTAACGTGAGCAGAGATCGATTTGCCGGCTATTTGGACCGGACGCTTCACGCAGATAATAAACGGGTTTTTCTCGTTTATGTAGATGATCTCCCTGTGGCCTACCTGATGGCGTACAGCATTTTTCAAGATCCCGTAAAAGACTATTACGAAGCAAAAAGCGGTGATCTTGGCATGCATCTGCTTATCGGGCCAAGAAAATTCTTAAATAAAGACGATGGGCTTATGCTCATAAGAGCCATGACGGCCTTTCTTATGAAAAAATATGAGTGCGGACGCATCATAGGTGAGCCTGATGTAAGAAACCGAATTGTCATTCCGATTTTAAAGAGAATTGGCGGAGAAAGATTTGGCACCATCACGATGCCCCATAAGAAAGCAGCTTTAATGATAGGTGACAGAAATCGTTTTTACCGCTATTTATTGACGAAAGATGTTGAATTTAGGAAAGTGCCTAAACTGGAAGACAACACTTTTTGGAAAGCAGGAGCGCCATGTGAAAAGGAACCACCCAATTGA
- the polX gene encoding DNA polymerase/3'-5' exonuclease PolX, producing the protein MEINKKDLIRLLETIAVYMELKGENPFKVSAFRKAASALEFDDRTLSEIEDFTSLSGIGKGTAAVIEEYINEGTSTVLKELKEEVPKGLIPLLQLPGLGGKKIAKLHKELGVEDVTTLEEACKAGKVQALAGFGKKTEEKILSAIANVGSRPDRLPLAYMLPIAEHIEAKLTEFPEIHQFSRAGSLRRVRETIKDLDFIISSEQPDRVKQSLLELPNIKEIIGAGDTKVSLVFEFDYDVSVDFRLVKPEEFITTLHHFTGSKDHNVRMRQLAKERGEKISEYGVENLETGEILTFTSEEEFYKHFDLPFIPPEVREDGKEVEDFHKYAGELIELGDIKGDLHMHSTWSDGAHSIEEMVESCRAKGYKYMAITDHSQYLKVANGLTRERLLQQKEEIRKLNDKYDDILILSGVEMDILPDGTLDYEDDLLAEMDFVIASIHSAFSQPREKIMERLRTALTNAHVDLIAHPTGRKIGKREGYDVDIDMLIELAKETNTALELNANPNRLDLKAEYLRQAQEAGVKIFINTDAHKKETLSHMKVGVSTAKKGWIKKSSVINALEPNDLLEFLHNRK; encoded by the coding sequence ATGGAGATTAATAAAAAGGATTTAATACGCTTATTAGAAACAATTGCGGTTTATATGGAGTTGAAAGGTGAAAATCCCTTTAAGGTATCAGCCTTTCGTAAAGCCGCGTCTGCACTGGAGTTTGATGATCGCACCCTTTCCGAAATCGAGGATTTTACTTCGCTATCAGGAATTGGCAAAGGGACCGCGGCTGTTATAGAAGAATACATAAACGAGGGCACTTCCACAGTATTGAAGGAATTAAAGGAAGAAGTCCCAAAAGGGCTAATTCCATTATTACAATTGCCAGGACTTGGTGGAAAAAAGATTGCTAAATTACATAAAGAACTTGGGGTTGAAGATGTCACAACGTTAGAAGAAGCTTGTAAAGCAGGTAAGGTGCAGGCGTTAGCAGGGTTTGGAAAAAAGACAGAAGAAAAAATCTTAAGTGCGATTGCCAATGTGGGCTCAAGACCAGATCGACTACCGCTTGCTTATATGCTTCCAATTGCTGAGCATATTGAGGCGAAGTTAACGGAGTTTCCTGAGATTCACCAATTCTCACGGGCAGGAAGTTTGCGCAGAGTCAGAGAAACCATTAAAGACCTGGACTTTATTATCTCGAGTGAACAACCAGATAGGGTGAAACAGTCCTTGCTGGAATTACCTAATATAAAAGAGATTATTGGTGCGGGAGATACTAAGGTATCACTTGTGTTTGAGTTTGATTATGATGTATCGGTTGATTTCCGTCTTGTAAAACCAGAGGAATTTATTACAACTCTTCATCATTTTACTGGTTCAAAGGATCACAATGTCCGGATGAGACAACTAGCAAAGGAACGCGGGGAAAAAATTAGTGAGTATGGTGTGGAAAATTTAGAGACAGGTGAAATTCTTACTTTTACCTCAGAGGAAGAATTTTACAAGCATTTTGACCTGCCATTTATTCCTCCTGAAGTACGAGAAGATGGAAAAGAAGTAGAGGATTTTCACAAATATGCTGGTGAATTAATTGAGCTAGGGGATATAAAGGGCGACCTGCATATGCACTCAACCTGGAGCGATGGGGCTCATTCGATTGAGGAAATGGTGGAATCCTGCCGTGCAAAGGGTTATAAATATATGGCGATCACCGACCACTCCCAGTATTTAAAAGTAGCAAATGGGCTGACACGTGAACGATTGCTTCAACAAAAAGAAGAAATCAGAAAACTAAATGATAAATATGACGACATACTAATTTTATCAGGAGTTGAAATGGACATTTTACCAGATGGCACATTGGATTATGAGGATGATCTCCTTGCTGAAATGGATTTCGTCATCGCCTCCATTCATTCTGCTTTTTCACAACCGCGTGAAAAAATAATGGAACGGTTACGTACAGCATTAACAAATGCACATGTTGATTTAATTGCCCATCCGACTGGTAGAAAAATCGGCAAACGAGAAGGATACGATGTCGATATCGATATGCTGATAGAATTAGCAAAGGAAACAAATACCGCTTTAGAACTCAATGCCAATCCCAATCGATTGGACTTAAAAGCAGAATATTTACGACAAGCACAAGAAGCGGGAGTTAAAATCTTTATTAATACAGATGCCCATAAAAAAGAGACGCTATCGCATATGAAAGTCGGCGTATCCACAGCGAAAAAGGGCTGGATAAAAAAATCATCGGTCATCAATGCTCTTGAACCGAATGACTTACTAGAGTTTTTGCATAATCGAAAATAG
- a CDS encoding aspartate aminotransferase family protein — MLTNEFYLNSQNKRESNARSYPRRIPIAISEAEGVYVKDVENKTYIDCLAGAGTLALGHNHPVVIEAIENVIRGKRPLHTLDLTTPMKEEFVEELFDALPASFAENAKIQFCGPSGSDAIEAAMKLVKTATGRGGMLSFQGGYHGMTNGSLSLMGNLGPKMKIPNLMSDVHFLPYPYSYRCPFGIGGKGGAAVGSTFIERTLNDPESGIVKPAGMVMEVVQGEGGAIPAPDEWVKQVRRITSEQQIPLIVDEVQTGFGRTGKMFAFEHAGITPDVVVLSKAIGGTLPLAVIVYHKDLDQWEPGAHSGTFRGNQLAIAAGTATMKFIKREKLDEQAALLGDFLMLRLKEMKQDVQSIGDVRGLGLMVGAEIVDTTAPADALGSYPANPQLAKKIQQECFKRGLILELGGRHGSTVRFLPPLIITKEQLETVCDLFFEASMAAEKALMPSFV; from the coding sequence TTGCTGACAAATGAATTCTACCTAAACAGTCAAAACAAACGGGAATCAAATGCAAGATCTTATCCGCGCAGAATTCCGATTGCCATTAGTGAAGCAGAAGGGGTTTATGTAAAAGACGTGGAGAACAAAACGTACATAGACTGTCTGGCAGGAGCAGGCACACTGGCACTTGGCCATAACCATCCTGTTGTGATTGAAGCAATAGAAAATGTAATCAGAGGGAAACGCCCGCTTCACACGCTTGATCTTACGACGCCAATGAAAGAGGAGTTTGTGGAAGAACTGTTTGATGCACTGCCGGCCTCATTTGCAGAAAATGCGAAGATTCAATTTTGCGGCCCATCTGGTTCAGATGCGATTGAAGCAGCAATGAAGCTTGTGAAAACGGCAACTGGAAGGGGCGGAATGCTCTCGTTTCAAGGCGGATACCACGGAATGACTAATGGATCCCTCAGCCTCATGGGGAATCTTGGTCCGAAGATGAAAATTCCGAATCTGATGTCTGATGTTCACTTTCTTCCATATCCATATTCATACCGTTGTCCGTTTGGAATTGGGGGAAAAGGAGGAGCAGCAGTCGGATCGACATTCATTGAACGGACCTTGAATGATCCGGAATCAGGGATTGTAAAGCCTGCGGGAATGGTCATGGAAGTTGTTCAGGGTGAGGGAGGCGCCATACCTGCACCTGATGAATGGGTGAAGCAAGTCCGCCGGATTACTTCTGAACAGCAGATTCCACTTATTGTGGATGAAGTGCAGACAGGATTCGGGCGCACGGGAAAAATGTTTGCATTTGAGCATGCCGGCATTACTCCTGATGTGGTTGTTTTATCAAAAGCAATTGGCGGTACTCTCCCTCTTGCGGTCATTGTCTATCACAAGGATTTAGACCAGTGGGAGCCTGGCGCTCATTCAGGAACCTTCCGCGGCAATCAGCTGGCCATTGCAGCAGGTACGGCAACAATGAAGTTTATTAAGCGGGAAAAACTTGACGAGCAGGCAGCTCTGCTTGGTGACTTCCTCATGCTGCGCTTAAAGGAAATGAAACAAGATGTCCAATCCATTGGTGACGTCCGAGGTTTAGGTCTTATGGTTGGAGCTGAAATCGTCGACACAACGGCTCCTGCAGATGCACTCGGAAGTTACCCTGCAAATCCGCAGCTGGCTAAGAAAATTCAGCAGGAATGCTTTAAACGTGGGCTGATCCTGGAGCTAGGCGGTCGTCACGGAAGTACCGTCAGATTCCTGCCTCCGCTGATTATCACAAAAGAGCAGCTTGAAACGGTGTGCGATCTGTTCTTCGAAGCGTCTATGGCAGCGGAAAAAGCGCTTATGCCAAGTTTCGTATAG
- a CDS encoding DUF350 domain-containing protein — translation MNQFWDNVYIQSAANYSVVILCVIVFLAIFELVTKYKNWEEIQKGNVAVAMATGGKIFGIANIFRYSIEQNDSLVTMISWGVFGFVLLLVGYFIFEFLTPKFNIDEEIKNDNRAVGLIAMFLSIGLSYVIGAGIS, via the coding sequence ATGAACCAGTTTTGGGATAACGTGTATATTCAAAGTGCTGCCAATTATAGCGTAGTTATTTTATGTGTGATTGTCTTTTTAGCCATTTTTGAATTAGTAACAAAGTATAAAAATTGGGAAGAGATTCAAAAGGGGAACGTCGCGGTAGCAATGGCAACCGGAGGGAAGATATTCGGGATTGCCAATATTTTTCGTTATTCGATCGAGCAAAACGATTCACTAGTAACCATGATTAGCTGGGGAGTATTTGGTTTTGTGCTATTACTAGTTGGTTATTTTATCTTTGAATTTTTAACACCTAAATTCAATATTGATGAAGAAATTAAAAATGATAATCGTGCAGTTGGATTAATAGCGATGTTTTTATCAATCGGATTATCCTATGTAATTGGTGCAGGAATTTCGTAA
- a CDS encoding alpha/beta hydrolase, protein MKRNHPIDQDLSDLLGRISEKMMELKHPPLEELTPEQSRFFYKEARTFFKPFESDGIQTHNVNVGEGNIPVRIYQPAGAEELPVFLFMHGGGWVFGDLDSADSLCTYFAKNAECLVISVGYRLAPEHPFPAALQDVMGVAQWALENVWHWNGNPAQMAIGGESSGANLAAAAVLWMKELGSCPFHLQVLITPVLRHQFETDSYQSGYAFNLTKEKMEWFWNHYVTDARQGSHPFASPLNAKSHKDVPPLLLVTAEYDPLRDEGFQYAEKLKNEGVHVKHLHFRKLVHSFPNMIGQVKSADSAMTELAGTLKTKLRERFLFFN, encoded by the coding sequence GTGAAAAGGAACCACCCAATTGATCAGGATCTATCAGATTTGCTTGGACGCATCAGTGAAAAAATGATGGAGCTTAAGCATCCGCCATTGGAGGAACTGACGCCTGAACAGTCGCGATTTTTTTATAAAGAAGCAAGAACATTTTTCAAGCCGTTTGAGTCAGACGGCATTCAAACACATAATGTCAATGTCGGTGAAGGGAATATCCCTGTCAGGATTTATCAGCCGGCAGGAGCCGAAGAACTGCCGGTTTTTCTATTTATGCATGGAGGGGGATGGGTCTTTGGAGATTTAGACAGTGCGGACTCATTATGCACGTATTTTGCAAAAAATGCGGAGTGCCTTGTGATTTCAGTAGGTTACAGGCTTGCTCCTGAACATCCATTTCCGGCTGCACTGCAGGATGTCATGGGTGTGGCACAATGGGCGCTAGAAAATGTTTGGCACTGGAACGGAAATCCTGCTCAGATGGCGATTGGAGGCGAATCGTCTGGAGCGAATCTTGCAGCAGCGGCAGTCCTCTGGATGAAGGAACTCGGAAGCTGTCCTTTTCATCTTCAAGTCCTTATTACTCCTGTACTTCGTCATCAGTTTGAAACGGATTCCTATCAATCTGGGTATGCATTTAATCTGACGAAAGAAAAAATGGAGTGGTTTTGGAACCATTACGTAACCGATGCGAGACAGGGAAGCCATCCATTTGCTTCTCCTCTGAATGCCAAAAGTCATAAAGATGTGCCGCCATTGCTTTTGGTAACGGCAGAATATGATCCTTTAAGAGATGAAGGATTCCAATATGCGGAAAAACTAAAAAACGAAGGGGTTCATGTGAAGCATCTGCATTTCAGGAAGCTCGTTCACAGTTTTCCTAATATGATCGGCCAGGTCAAAAGTGCAGATTCAGCCATGACCGAACTGGCCGGAACTTTAAAAACGAAGCTAAGAGAACGTTTTTTATTTTTTAATTGA